CCGAGGTCTGGGTCAGCCACCACGGTCTGGCCATTGCGGTCGGCCGTTACATGGGCGGCGAGGTCCACCCCGAGCGCGTCTTCAACCGGACCGGGGCATGATCACCCGGACCCATGTCAAGGGCGATGCCCCCTCGGTGGCGGTCTATTCCGACTGCGAGGCCTATCGCTATCTGCTGACGCGGGTCTGGGATGACGCCCTGCCGCGGGCGCTTTTCGTGATGCTCAACCCCTCGACCGCGACCGAGGTGCAGAATGACCCGACGGTGGAACGCTGCGAACGCCGGGCGCGGGCGCTGGGCTTTGGCGCTTTCCGGGTGACGAACATCTTCGCCTATCGCGCCACCGATCCGCGGGCGATGCGGGCCATGGCCGATCCGGTCGGGCCGGAAAACGATGCCGCGATCCGTGGCAGTCTGGACTGGGCGGGTGGCCCGGCGGACCGGATCGTCTGCGCCTGGGGCACGCATGGGGCGCATCTGGGCCGCGGCGCGGCGGTCGAACGGCTGCTGCGCGAATCGGGGCGCGATCTGCATCACCTTGGCCTGACCGCGGCCGGGGCGCCGAAACATCCGCTCTATATCGGCTATGCGCAGCCGTTGCAGCTTTGGGTCTGACCCGCGCGGGGCGGCAAGGGTTAACCATGCCCCGGGAAAACCACATCGCGACCTTGTTTTCGCCGAGTTTGCTTTTGTTCCGCGGGGCGGTTTCCGCTATGATCCCGCCGCAAAGGTGAGGGTGTGCCATGCTGTTCCTGTCTGGGTTTCTGGGGCTTTTGATGGCGGGTCTTGCCGCGGGTGTCGCGCCCACCGGGGATGACGAAACCGAGACCGCCGAGGACGACACCCAGGATCAGGCCGAAGCCGGTACCGGCAGCGAGGACGGCACGGACGATGGCTCCGCGCCGGAAGATCCCTCGACCGACGACACCGAGACCACCCTTCCCGGCGATACCCCGACCGAGCCCGACCCCTCGCCCGAGGCGACCGACGGGCGCGACATCCTTTGGGGCGATCTTTTCGACGATCAGCTTGACGGTCTGGCGGGCGATGACCAGATCAACGGCTATGCGGGCGATGACACGGTCAGCGGCGGCGCGGGCGATGACAGCCTTTGGGGCGCGGCGGGCGACGACAGCCTTGCGGGCGGGACCGGCGACGACAGCCTGGAAGGCGATTATGGCGCCGACACGCTGACCGGCGGGGCAGGCGATGACACTTTGGCGGCGGGTTTCGGCGACGACAGCCTGAGCGGCGGCGCCGGGGCGGATCAGCTTCTGGGCGGCGCGGGCGACGACCGTGTCGAAGGCGATGCGGGCGATGACAGCCTGTGCGGCAATGCCGGGGATGACACGCTGATCGGCGGCACCGGCACGGATGAGCTGAGCGGCGGAAATGGCGACGACCTTCTCATCGGGGTTGTTTCGGACGATCAAAGCGGCAACAGTGATGCCGATGGCATGGATTTCCTCAACGGCGGTGTGGGGGCCGATACGCTTATGATAGGTGCGGGTGACTGGGCCTCGGGCGGCGAGGATGGCGATCTGTTCGCGCTGGGCGAATGGAACGATCCCGAGAACCCCGCGACGATCACCGATTACGATTCCAGCGCCGATCAGATCGTGGTCGTCTATGACCCGGACAACGGCGTCGATCCGGAAGTGACGCTGGAGCCCGCGACGACCGAGGGCAATGTCTGGATCACGCTGAACGGGGTGCATCTGGCCGAGGTGGTCGATGCGGGCGATCTGCGCCCCAAGGATGTGCTCTTGATCACGCCCGAGGAATTCGGCGCCATCTGACCGGGCCTGGGGCTTCCCTTTGCCCCGCTTTTCCGCTAAACGCCGCCATCCGCCGGATTCGGCGGAGACTCCACGGGCCCTGCTGGACGACATCCCGGCTTGCGCCATCACCCTTTGCACAGGAGACCCCGATGTCGATCACCGTCGAGACCAAAACCCGTCTGATGAAAGAATTTGCCACCAAGGAAGGCGACACCGGCTCGCCGGAAGTTCAGGTGGCGATCCTCAGCTCGCGCATCGCCACGCTGACCGAGCACTTCAAGGCCCACAAGAAAGACAACCATTCGCGTCGGGGCCTGCTGATGATGGTGGCCCAGCGCCGCAAGCTGCTCGACTATCTGAAGAAAAAGGACGTGGCCCGCTACCAGTCGCTGATCGAGCGTCTCGGCCTGCGCCGCTGATCCCTTTCGGGTTTCGGAAAACGGAACGCCTGCCCCCCGGGGCAGGCGTTTTGCTTTTGGGGGGTGCCCTTGTCTGCTGCGCCGCCCGCGGGGGCGCTGCCGCCGCACCCCCGAGGTATTTGCGGCAAGATGAAAGGGGCCGGTTCGGGGGGGCTCAGTCCGCCCAGCCCGAGATCGATTTCACCTCGCAGAATTCCTCGATGCCCCAGCGGCCGCCCTCGCGGGCGCGGCCCGAGGCGCGGACGCCCCCGAAAGGCGCCCCGGCGCCGCGGCTTTGGCCGTTCATCTCGACCATGCCCGAGCGCAGCAGCCGTGCCAGCCGGTTGCGCCGGGCGCTGTCTTGCGACTGCACGTAATTGGTCAGGCCATAGGGCGTGGCATTGGCGATGGCGACGGCCTCTTCCTCGGTGTCGAAGGGCATGATCGAAAGCACCGGGCCGAAGATTTCCTCGCGCATCACGGTCATTTCGGGCGTGACATCGGCAAAGACCGTCGGGCGGATGAAGAAGCCCTTGTTCAGCCCCTCGGGGCGGCCAAGGCCGCCCGCGACCAGACGGGCGCCTTCCTTGATCCCGGTTTCGATCAGGGACTGGATCTTGTCGAATTGCGCCGCGTTCACCACCGGGCCGATGTGGCGGCCGGGGGCCTGCGCCGGGGCGACCTTGATCGCGGCGGCGACCTCGGCGGCGATCTGCACGGCGCGGTCGTAAAGCGGGCGTTCGACCAGCATCCGCGTCGGCGCGTTGCAGCTTTGGCCGGAGTTGTTCATGCAATGCCGCACGCCGCGGGCGATGGCGGTGTCGTCGGCATCGGCAAAGACCAGATTCGCCCCCTTGCCGCCCAGTTCCAGACAGACCCGTTTCAGCGTCGCTGCAGCGGCTTGACTGATCGCCTTGCCCGCCCGGGTCGAGCCGGTGAAGGAGATCATTTCCACATCCGGATGCGTCGAAAGCTGCGTGCCCACGCCCGCGCCGTCGCCGTTCACCAGGTTGAAGACGCCCGCGGGCACCCCCGCCGCGTGCACGAATTCCGCAAAGAGCAGCGAGGAGAGCGGCGCCTCTTCCGATGGTTTCAGAACCATCGTGCAACCGGCGAGCAGCGCCGGAACGACCTTCAGCGTCACCTGATTCATCGGCCAGTTCCAGGGCGTGATCAGACCGACGACGCCGACGGGCTCATAGGCGATCATCGCCCCCGGCGTGCCGTCGCCGAGCGGATGCAGCCATTCGAAGTCTTTCGCCGCCCGGATGAAATTCGAAATGTGCCAGATGCCTGCGCCCACCTGGCTGTCGCGGGCGAAATCGATCGGTGCGCCCATCTCGAGGCTCATCGCCTGCGCCATCTCCTCGGCGCGGGATTGATAGATCGCCAGCAGGCGTTCGACCGTCGCCAGACGCGCGGCGGGCGGCGTCGCGGCCCAGCCGGGCCCCGCGCGCAGGGCGGCGGCCACCGCCGCATCCGTATCCGCCCGGTCGCCGAGCGAGATCACCGCGCAGGGCTCTTCGGTGGAGGGGTCGATCACGGCATGGTCGCGCGGCTGATGCGGGCCGACCCATGTCCCGTCGATGTAGAAGTGGCGTTTCTCGATCATGGCAGTCTCCCTTGTCCGGGCCAGCGTGACAGGGGCGGGGCGGCGTGACAAGCCACCTGCCGGAAAATTTGATCAAATTATTTCCGGCAGGTGGTAACCAAATCTTACCAGTCATGCAGTTTCGGCATCGCGGCATTGCCCAATCCCCGGATTGTGCAAATGCAGCATCAGGCGCAGGTTATCGGTAACGGCGGGATGGTCCTGCCGGTTCCGAAAGACGAAAAGATGCCCCTCGCTTCTGCGCTGTCCCAGCCCCGCCCGCTTGCCCTGCTTGATGTCCTTGCCCGCGCCGTGGCGCAGCTGCGTCAGGCCCGGGCGCAACACCGTGCCTATGTCGCGCTGATGGCCGAATTCGACCGCATGACCGATGCCGACTGGTTCGACCTTGGCCTGTCGCGCCACAATGCCCGCGATCTGGCCCGCCATACCGTCTACGGGCGTTAAGCCCCCGGCCAAGGGGCCGAAAAGCAAAAGCCCCCGCGGTTGCGGGGGCTTTGCCGTTTCCGTGATACGATCAGCCCTCGGGCTGTTCGTCCTTGGCCTTGGTTTCCGGCGGCAGTTCCGCGCCGGTCTCCTGATCGACCATCTTCATGCCAAGGCGCACCTTGCCGCGATCGTCGAAGCCCAGCAGCTTGACCCAGACTTCCTGACCTTCCTTCAGCGCCTCGTTCGGGTGGTTCAGACGCTTGCCCGCGATTTGCGAGACATGGACCAGACCGTCGCGCTTGCCGAAGAAGTTCACGAAGGCGCCGAAATCGACCAGCTTCACCACCTTGCCGCGGTAGATCTTGCCCTCTTCCGGCTCGGCCACGATCGAATAGATCATGTCATAGGCCTTCTTGATGGCTTCGGCATTGGCCGAGGCGATCTTGATCACGCCGTCGTCGTTGATGTCGACCTTGGCGCCCGAGACCTCGACGATCTCGCGGATCACCTTGCCGCCCGAGCCGATCACTTCGCGGATCTTGTCGGTCGGGATCTGCATCGTCTCGATCCGCGGCGCATGGGCCGAGAATTCCTGACGACCGGCCGAGAGGGCCTTCGACATCTCGCCCAGGATGTGCATCCGGCCGTCTTTCGCCTGCGCCAGCGCCTGCTGCATGATCTCGGGGGTGATGCCCGCGACCTTGATGTCCATCTGCAGCGAGGTGATGCCGTTTTCGGTCCCCGCCACCTTGAAGTCCATGTCGCCCAGGTGGTCTTCGTCACCGAGGATGTCGGTCAGAACCGCCCAGCGGCCGTCACTTTCCAGGATCAGACCCATGGCCACACCGGCCACCGGGGCTTTCAGCGGCACACCGGCGTCCATCATCGAGAGCGAGCCGCCGCAGACCGACGCCATCGAGGACGAGCCGTTCGATTCGGTGATCTCGGAGACGACGCGGATCGTGTAGGGGAAGTCGGTCGGCGCCGGAAGCACCGCCTGCAGCGCGCGCCAGGCCAGCTTGCCGTGGCCGATCTCGCGGCGGCCGGGGCTGCCGACGCGACCCACTTCGCCGACCGAATAGGGCGGGAAGTTGTAATGCAGCAGGAAGTTGGAGCGGAAGTTGCCGTTCAGCGCGTCGATGATCTGTTCGTCATCGCCGGTGCCGAGCGTGGTCACGACCAGACCCTGGGTTTCGCCGCGGGTGAACAGCGCCGAGCCATGGGTGCGCGGCAGGATGCCGACTTCCGCCACGATCGGACGGACGGTCTTGTTGTCGCGGCCGTCGATGCGGGCGCCACCGTTGATGATGTCGCCGCGCAGGATGCCCGATTCCAGCGCCTTGATCGCCGAGCCGAGGTTGATGTCGGCCAGATCTTCTTCCGAAAGCTTCGACTTGATCAGATCGACCGTGGCCGAGATCGCGTTCGAGCGTTCCTGCTTGTCGCGCAGCGCGAAGGCGGCGCGCATTTCGGCCTCGCCCGCGGCTTTCACCCGGTCGAGCAGCGCCGAGTAATCCGGCGGATCGAAATGGAAGGGCTCTTTCGCGGCATCTTCGGCCAGCGCGATGATCAGATCGATCACCGGCTGCATCTGTTCGTGGCCGAACTTGACCGCGCCGAGCATCTCGTCTTCGGTCAGCTCATAGGCTTCGGATTCGACCATCATCACGGCGTCTTTCGTGCCCGCGATGACCAGATCCAGACGCTGCTCGGGGTTGTCGCGCAGCTTGGTCATGTCGTCCATGGCCGGGTTCAGCACATAGGCGCCATGGGCAAAGCCCACGCGCGCGGCGCCGATCGGGCCCATGAAGGGCACGCCCGAGATCGTCAGCGCGGCCGAGGCGGCGATCATCGCGACGATGTCGGGATCGTTCACCAGATCGCAGGACAGAACGGTGGCCATCACCAGCACTTCGTTCTTGAAGCCCGGGACGAAGAGCGGACGGCAGGGACGGTCGATCAGACGCGAGACCAGCGTTTCCTTTTCCGAAGGACGCGCCTCGCGTTTGAAGAACCCGCCGGGGATCTTGCCGGCGGCGTAGTATTTTTCCTGATAATGCACGGTCAGCGGGAAGAAATCCTGCCCCGGCTTCGCCTCTTTGGCGAAGGTGACGTTGGCCATGACCGAGGTTTCGCCCAGAGTGGCGATGACCGAGCCGTCGGCCTGACGGGCAACCTTGCCCGTTTCCAGCGTCAGCGTTTCGCCGCCCCACTGGATCGATTTTTTCGTAACGTTGAACATCAGCGTTTCCTGTCTGGGAGCACGCATGGGACCTTCCCATGTCTCCCGGCATATGGCGGCCCCATTGCCGCCGCCCCCCAATCCTTCGCATGCGCCCGGGGGGATTGGGCTCACGTCGCAGATTGTGCGCCCTTACAGGAAAAACGCGCTTTTGGGAAGCAGGAGTTGCGGCGCCGCCCGCGGGGCTGCGTCGAATTGGACCGCGGGAACTGTGCGCAGATCGCCGGCACCCGCTTGACGGCCCCGCACAAGATATGTAGTGACGCGGCAGGCACAGGAGTTTAGCTCAGTTGGTAGAGCATCGGTCTCCAAAACCGAGGGTCGTGGGTTCGAGTCCCCCAACTCCTGCCATCCTTCACTTGCTGAAATCGGATCACGCCGCAGGCTGCGGGTTCGTTTCGGTGTCGGGCGGAACCGCGCAACGCGCTTGAATTCTGCCGCATCTGCGCGTATCCCGGCGCCGTCGCATGAGAGGAAGCAGCATGGCAAACCCGATCCAGTTCCTGAGCCAGGTGCGCTCGGAAGTTGGCAAGATCACCTGGCCGACCCGGCGCGAGGTCGTTTTGACCACCGTCATGGTGCTGACCATGGCGATGGTGGCGGCGATCTTCTTTTCCCTCGTGGATTGGGTGATCAACCTCGGGATCAAGGCAATGTTCATCTGAGGCCATCGAAGCCCTTGAAATACGGGGCGGGCAAGGCTAAACGGGCACGACACTCAAGAACCGGCGTGCATCGATTCGAATGATGCGCGCCGTTCTTTGTTGAGTGAGCAACGGCAAGACCGTTGATCAGACAAAATTTTCGGCGCTCGCCGCCGGGGGGAAAGAGGCAGGTTGATGGCGAAGCGGTGGTATTCGGTTTCCGTTCTCTCGAACTTCGAGAAGAAGGTGGCCGAGCAGATCAAACAGGCCGTGATCGACAAGGGCCTGGGGGACGAGATCGAGGAAGTTCTGGTTCCCACCGAAGAAGTGATCGAGATCCGCCGCGGCAAGAAGGTCACGTCGGAGCGGCGTTTCATGCCCGGCTACGTGCTGGTGCGCATGGACATGACCGACCGCGGCTATCACGCGATCACCTCGATCAACCGCGTCACCGGCTTCCTGGGTCCGCAGGGCAAGCCGACGCCGATGCGGGACAGCGAGGTGAACACGATCCTGAACCGTCAGGGCCCGACCGGCGAAGTCGTCGCGCCGCGCAACCTGATTCGCTTCGAGATCGGCGAGAATGTTTCCGTGACCGACGGCCCGTTCGAGGGCTTCTCGGGCATGGTCGAGGAAGTGGACGACGCCGCGGGCCGCCTCAAGGTCACGGTGTCGATCTTTGGTCGGCCGACGCCGGTCGAGCTGGAATTCACTCAGGTGTCGAAAACCGCCTGAGGGGATGCGTGGGAGGCGGGCGACCGCCTGACCACTAAACTTCGCCCCATGGTGGGGCGGCAGTGAAAAGGAGAGGGCCACATGGCCAAGAAAGTCATCGGGCAGCTGAAGCTGCAAGTGAAGGCGGGGAAAGCCACTCCCTCCCCGCCGATCGGTCCGGCGCTGGGTCAGCGCGGGATCAACATCATGGAATTCTGCAAGGCGTTCAACGCCCGCACGCAGGAACTGGAGCCGGAATCGCCGGTTCCGTGCATCATCACCTATTACGCCGACAAGAGCTTCACCTTTGAAACGAAGACCGCTCCGGCTTCGTTCATGCTGAAGAAAGCGGCCGGCCTGAAGCCGGTGGGCAAGCGCAACCGTCCGAAAGGGTCGGTCAAGCCGGGCCATGTCGTCGCGGGCACCGTGACCGCCGCGCAGGTGAAGGCGATTGCCGAAGCCAAGATGAAAGACCTGAACGCCAACGACATTCAGGGCGCCATCAACATCATCCTCGGCTCGGCGAAGTCCGTCGGCATCGACGTGAAGGGGTAAGCCATGGCCAAGATCGGTAAACGTTCGGCCGCTGCGCGGACCGCTTTCGAAGGCAAGGCCAACCTTTCGGTTGAAGAGGCCGTCAAGCTGATCAAGTCGGCGGCTTCGGCCAAGTTCGACGAAACGCTTGAAATCGCGATGAACCTGGGCGTCGACCCGCGTCACGCCGACCAGATGGTCCGCGGCGTGGTGCAGCTGCCGCACGGCACGGGCAAGACCGTCCGCGTCGCCGTTTTCGCGCGCGGCGCCAAGGCTGACGAGGCGAAAGCCGCCGGGGCCGACATCGTCGGTGCGGAAGACCTGATGGAAACCATCCAGCAGGGCAAGATCGATTTCGATCGCTGCATCGCCACCCCGGACATGATGCCGCTCGTCGGCCGTCTGGGGAAAATCCTCGGGCCGCGCAACCTGATGCCGAACCCGAAAGTCGGCACCGTGACGATGGACGTGAAAACGGCGATCGAAGCGGCCAAGGGCGGCGAAGTGCAGTTCAAGGTCGAAAAGGCCGGCGTGATCCACGGCGGCATCGGCAAGGTCTCGTTCGCCGAGGACAAGCTGGCGGACAACGTCCGTGCCTTTGTCGACGCGGTGTCGAAAGCCAAACCGGCGGGCGCCAAGGGCACCTATCTGAAAAAGGTGTCGCTGTCCTCGACCATGGGTCCGGGCGTGACGGTCGATCTGACCTCGGCCGCGGCCCGCTGAGAATTTGCCGGGAAACCGGCGAATGACGGGGCTTGCAAAAGCCCCGTCCTGTCCGAGACGGAGG
This DNA window, taken from Rhodobacter capsulatus SB 1003, encodes the following:
- the rplK gene encoding 50S ribosomal protein L11 — encoded protein: MAKKVIGQLKLQVKAGKATPSPPIGPALGQRGINIMEFCKAFNARTQELEPESPVPCIITYYADKSFTFETKTAPASFMLKKAAGLKPVGKRNRPKGSVKPGHVVAGTVTAAQVKAIAEAKMKDLNANDIQGAINIILGSAKSVGIDVKG
- a CDS encoding calcium-binding protein → MLFLSGFLGLLMAGLAAGVAPTGDDETETAEDDTQDQAEAGTGSEDGTDDGSAPEDPSTDDTETTLPGDTPTEPDPSPEATDGRDILWGDLFDDQLDGLAGDDQINGYAGDDTVSGGAGDDSLWGAAGDDSLAGGTGDDSLEGDYGADTLTGGAGDDTLAAGFGDDSLSGGAGADQLLGGAGDDRVEGDAGDDSLCGNAGDDTLIGGTGTDELSGGNGDDLLIGVVSDDQSGNSDADGMDFLNGGVGADTLMIGAGDWASGGEDGDLFALGEWNDPENPATITDYDSSADQIVVVYDPDNGVDPEVTLEPATTEGNVWITLNGVHLAEVVDAGDLRPKDVLLITPEEFGAI
- the rplA gene encoding 50S ribosomal protein L1 → MAKIGKRSAAARTAFEGKANLSVEEAVKLIKSAASAKFDETLEIAMNLGVDPRHADQMVRGVVQLPHGTGKTVRVAVFARGAKADEAKAAGADIVGAEDLMETIQQGKIDFDRCIATPDMMPLVGRLGKILGPRNLMPNPKVGTVTMDVKTAIEAAKGGEVQFKVEKAGVIHGGIGKVSFAEDKLADNVRAFVDAVSKAKPAGAKGTYLKKVSLSSTMGPGVTVDLTSAAAR
- the pnp gene encoding polyribonucleotide nucleotidyltransferase, which encodes MFNVTKKSIQWGGETLTLETGKVARQADGSVIATLGETSVMANVTFAKEAKPGQDFFPLTVHYQEKYYAAGKIPGGFFKREARPSEKETLVSRLIDRPCRPLFVPGFKNEVLVMATVLSCDLVNDPDIVAMIAASAALTISGVPFMGPIGAARVGFAHGAYVLNPAMDDMTKLRDNPEQRLDLVIAGTKDAVMMVESEAYELTEDEMLGAVKFGHEQMQPVIDLIIALAEDAAKEPFHFDPPDYSALLDRVKAAGEAEMRAAFALRDKQERSNAISATVDLIKSKLSEEDLADINLGSAIKALESGILRGDIINGGARIDGRDNKTVRPIVAEVGILPRTHGSALFTRGETQGLVVTTLGTGDDEQIIDALNGNFRSNFLLHYNFPPYSVGEVGRVGSPGRREIGHGKLAWRALQAVLPAPTDFPYTIRVVSEITESNGSSSMASVCGGSLSMMDAGVPLKAPVAGVAMGLILESDGRWAVLTDILGDEDHLGDMDFKVAGTENGITSLQMDIKVAGITPEIMQQALAQAKDGRMHILGEMSKALSAGRQEFSAHAPRIETMQIPTDKIREVIGSGGKVIREIVEVSGAKVDINDDGVIKIASANAEAIKKAYDMIYSIVAEPEEGKIYRGKVVKLVDFGAFVNFFGKRDGLVHVSQIAGKRLNHPNEALKEGQEVWVKLLGFDDRGKVRLGMKMVDQETGAELPPETKAKDEQPEG
- the rpsO gene encoding 30S ribosomal protein S15; this translates as MSITVETKTRLMKEFATKEGDTGSPEVQVAILSSRIATLTEHFKAHKKDNHSRRGLLMMVAQRRKLLDYLKKKDVARYQSLIERLGLRR
- a CDS encoding aldehyde dehydrogenase family protein, giving the protein MIEKRHFYIDGTWVGPHQPRDHAVIDPSTEEPCAVISLGDRADTDAAVAAALRAGPGWAATPPAARLATVERLLAIYQSRAEEMAQAMSLEMGAPIDFARDSQVGAGIWHISNFIRAAKDFEWLHPLGDGTPGAMIAYEPVGVVGLITPWNWPMNQVTLKVVPALLAGCTMVLKPSEEAPLSSLLFAEFVHAAGVPAGVFNLVNGDGAGVGTQLSTHPDVEMISFTGSTRAGKAISQAAAATLKRVCLELGGKGANLVFADADDTAIARGVRHCMNNSGQSCNAPTRMLVERPLYDRAVQIAAEVAAAIKVAPAQAPGRHIGPVVNAAQFDKIQSLIETGIKEGARLVAGGLGRPEGLNKGFFIRPTVFADVTPEMTVMREEIFGPVLSIMPFDTEEEAVAIANATPYGLTNYVQSQDSARRNRLARLLRSGMVEMNGQSRGAGAPFGGVRASGRAREGGRWGIEEFCEVKSISGWAD
- the secE gene encoding preprotein translocase subunit SecE, with the protein product MANPIQFLSQVRSEVGKITWPTRREVVLTTVMVLTMAMVAAIFFSLVDWVINLGIKAMFI
- the nusG gene encoding transcription termination/antitermination protein NusG, with the protein product MAKRWYSVSVLSNFEKKVAEQIKQAVIDKGLGDEIEEVLVPTEEVIEIRRGKKVTSERRFMPGYVLVRMDMTDRGYHAITSINRVTGFLGPQGKPTPMRDSEVNTILNRQGPTGEVVAPRNLIRFEIGENVSVTDGPFEGFSGMVEEVDDAAGRLKVTVSIFGRPTPVELEFTQVSKTA
- a CDS encoding DUF1643 domain-containing protein, with protein sequence MITRTHVKGDAPSVAVYSDCEAYRYLLTRVWDDALPRALFVMLNPSTATEVQNDPTVERCERRARALGFGAFRVTNIFAYRATDPRAMRAMADPVGPENDAAIRGSLDWAGGPADRIVCAWGTHGAHLGRGAAVERLLRESGRDLHHLGLTAAGAPKHPLYIGYAQPLQLWV